One window of Candidatus Dormiibacterota bacterium genomic DNA carries:
- a CDS encoding acyl-CoA dehydrogenase family protein — protein sequence MDIRLNEEQLMVQGSVRELVRARIAPRAAEIDETEEFPWDVVDMFRQQDLFSLPFPPEYGGLSGSALTLNVAIEEIAKACATSALILAVQALGGYPIMLAGSDEQKQRWLPDLASGRRLAAYALSEPGAGSDPGGMVTRAIRRGEDYVLRGSKIWITDGGVADTITVFASTGPGSRARGISAFVVDDARNTPGLTATTIHGKLGIRGSNTAELHFDDVVVPAANRLGEEGEGFRIAMRVLDRSRPGVAAQALGIAQGALDYAVGYARERQQFGRAIAEFQGLQFMLADMEAQTAAARALVYHASSLIDMKSPDVGHAAAICKLFAADTAMKVTTDAVQVLGGYGYVREYPVERMMRDAKITQIYEGTNQIQRVVIARDLLQG from the coding sequence GTGGACATCCGGCTCAACGAGGAGCAGCTGATGGTGCAGGGGTCGGTCCGCGAGCTCGTGCGGGCCCGGATCGCCCCCCGGGCCGCCGAGATCGACGAGACCGAGGAGTTCCCCTGGGACGTCGTCGACATGTTCCGGCAGCAGGACCTCTTCTCGCTCCCGTTCCCGCCCGAGTACGGCGGCCTCTCCGGCAGCGCCCTCACCCTCAACGTCGCCATCGAGGAGATCGCCAAGGCCTGCGCCACCAGCGCCCTCATCCTCGCCGTCCAGGCCCTCGGCGGCTACCCGATCATGCTCGCCGGCAGCGACGAGCAGAAGCAGAGGTGGCTCCCCGACCTCGCCTCCGGGCGCCGGCTCGCCGCCTACGCGCTCAGCGAGCCCGGCGCGGGCAGCGACCCCGGCGGGATGGTGACACGCGCCATCCGGCGTGGCGAGGACTACGTCCTGCGCGGCTCCAAGATCTGGATCACCGACGGCGGGGTGGCCGACACCATCACCGTCTTCGCGTCGACCGGGCCCGGCTCGCGCGCCAGGGGCATCAGCGCCTTCGTCGTGGACGACGCGAGGAACACCCCGGGTCTCACCGCAACCACCATCCACGGCAAGCTCGGCATCCGCGGCAGCAACACCGCCGAGCTGCACTTCGACGACGTGGTGGTGCCCGCCGCGAACCGTCTCGGCGAGGAGGGCGAGGGCTTCCGCATCGCGATGCGGGTGCTCGACCGCTCCCGTCCGGGGGTGGCCGCGCAGGCGCTGGGGATCGCCCAGGGCGCGCTCGACTACGCGGTCGGCTACGCCCGCGAGCGCCAGCAGTTCGGCAGGGCGATCGCCGAGTTCCAGGGCCTCCAGTTCATGCTCGCCGACATGGAGGCGCAGACCGCCGCCGCCCGGGCGCTCGTCTACCACGCCTCCTCGCTGATCGACATGAAGAGCCCGGACGTGGGCCACGCCGCGGCGATCTGCAAGCTCTTCGCCGCCGACACGGCGATGAAGGTGACCACCGACGCGGTGCAGGTCCTCGGCGGCTACGGCTACGTCCGCGAGTACCCGGTGGAGCGGATGATGCGCGACGCCAAGATCACCCAGATCTACGAGGGCACCAACCAGATCCAGCGC
- a CDS encoding acyl-CoA dehydrogenase family protein: MTAAPPSADPAPAPAPLAERIAAFAAEVVRPLAPEMARGGVRHARELIAEAGRRGLAGLLTPVALGGQDAGHLAFAEAVEAVARECASSAVIFDVHVSVASEPFALFGDAEQQRRYLPRLAAGEWLGAFALSEPGSGSDAASLVTRAVRDGDEYVLDGTKMWITNAGEADLYLVMARTGERGARGISAFLVEASSPGLRASRPLRKLGLRGSSTAELVLESVRVPAANRLGPEGTGFRVAMAALDSGRIGISAQATGIAQGALDAAAAHLRRLGLSLPDAALIDEAAAAAAPSAASRLAGMAAQVAAARAVTRHAARLCDRGVPFTREAAVAKLVSTDAGVAVAHAAVELCAPDSGDDAHPAAVRLRDAKACQIYEGTNQIQRLVIARELLRG; this comes from the coding sequence ATGACGGCCGCGCCCCCCTCGGCTGACCCGGCTCCGGCGCCGGCGCCTCTGGCCGAGAGGATCGCGGCCTTCGCCGCCGAGGTGGTGCGGCCGCTGGCGCCGGAGATGGCCCGCGGCGGGGTGCGCCACGCCCGGGAGCTGATCGCCGAGGCCGGCCGCCGGGGGCTCGCCGGCCTGCTCACCCCGGTCGCGCTCGGCGGCCAGGACGCCGGCCACCTCGCCTTCGCCGAGGCGGTCGAGGCGGTGGCCCGGGAGTGCGCCAGCAGCGCGGTGATCTTCGACGTCCACGTCAGCGTGGCCAGCGAGCCCTTCGCCCTGTTCGGCGACGCCGAGCAGCAGCGCCGCTACCTGCCCCGGCTGGCCGCGGGGGAGTGGCTCGGCGCCTTCGCGCTCAGCGAGCCGGGCAGCGGCAGCGACGCCGCCTCGCTGGTCACCCGGGCGGTGCGGGACGGCGACGAGTACGTCCTCGACGGCACCAAGATGTGGATCACCAACGCCGGCGAGGCCGACCTCTACCTGGTCATGGCCCGCACCGGCGAGCGCGGCGCCCGGGGGATCAGCGCCTTCCTGGTCGAGGCGTCGTCCCCGGGGCTGCGCGCCTCCCGCCCGCTGCGCAAGCTGGGGCTGCGCGGGTCGTCGACCGCGGAGCTGGTGCTGGAGTCGGTGCGGGTGCCCGCCGCCAACCGGCTGGGGCCGGAGGGCACCGGCTTCCGGGTGGCGATGGCCGCCCTCGACAGCGGCCGGATCGGCATCAGCGCCCAGGCCACGGGCATCGCCCAGGGCGCCCTCGACGCCGCCGCCGCGCACCTGCGCCGCCTCGGCCTCAGCCTGCCCGATGCCGCCCTGATCGACGAGGCCGCCGCCGCCGCGGCGCCGTCGGCGGCGTCGCGGCTGGCGGGGATGGCCGCCCAGGTCGCCGCCGCCCGGGCGGTGACCCGCCACGCCGCCCGGCTCTGCGACCGCGGCGTGCCCTTCACCCGCGAGGCCGCGGTCGCCAAGCTGGTGAGCACCGACGCCGGCGTCGCCGTCGCCCACGCCGCCGTCGAGCTCTGCGCGCCCGACAGCGGCGACGACGCCCACCCCGCGGCGGTGCGCCTGCGCGACGCCAAGGCCTGCCAGATCTACGAGGGCACCAACCAGATCCAGCGCCTGGTGATCGCGCGCGAGCTGCTGCGAGGCTAG